A single genomic interval of Penicillium psychrofluorescens genome assembly, chromosome: 2 harbors:
- a CDS encoding uncharacterized protein (ID:PFLUO_003056-T1.cds;~source:funannotate): protein MEIDPNRRNKKPRLLLESERERLDEFIDSIHYSARYSDDKFEYRHVQLPKNMLKKIPAEYFDSAKGTLKLLWEEEWRALGITQSLGWEHYEVHEPEPHILLFKLVLSMDTILSRAANPPSRRPLNYQPPLTQ, encoded by the exons ATGGAGATCGATCCgaacagaagaaacaaaaagccGCGTCTCCTGCTAGAATCCGAGCGAGAACGGTTGGATGAATTCATCGACTCAATCCACTATTCGGCAAG GTATTCTGACGACAAGTTCGAATACCGCCATGTTCAGCTGCCTAAAAACATGCTAAAGAAAATCCCGGCCGAGTACTTCGACAGCGCAAAGGGGACATTGAAACTGTTGTGGGAGGAGGAGTGGCGCGCGCTGGGGATCACACAG AGTTTGGGATGGGAACATTACGAGGTGCATGAACCAGAACCGCACATCCTGCTATTCAAGTTGGTCTTGTCCATGGACACCATTCTCTCCCGCGCCGCTAACCCGCCGAGCAGGCGCCCTCTTAACTACCAGCCTCCACTGACCCAGTAG
- a CDS encoding uncharacterized protein (ID:PFLUO_003057-T1.cds;~source:funannotate): protein MSVPPKFAGIKLASAGPSPHTLELYLDYVCPFSAKLFNTFYALRPMITQQYSPKLQVIFRQHIQPWHPSSTLVHEAGAAVLRLAPEKFWEFSAALFQHQTEFFDVSVVNETRNKTYARLAKIAGSVGVDEKKFLDLLTISDTPDENGSLNSGNQVTNDIKFMIKADRALGVHVSPTVYFNVRSSPTPSPSPMGTEKPKILTSAQGVEEPGISSSFTAAQWEEWLAKNVV from the exons ATGTCTGTGCCGCCCAAATTCGCGGGTATTAAGCTCGCCTCCGCAGGACCCTCTCCCCACACGCTAGAGCTGT ATCTCGACTACGTCTGCCCA TTCTCGGCCAAGCTGTTCAACACCTTCTACGCGCTCCGACCGATGATTACCCAGCAGTACAGCCCGAAACTCCAGGTCATCTTCCGCCAACATATCCAACCGTGGCACCCATCGTCGACTCTCGTCCACGAGGCTGGGGCAGCAGTTCTTCGACTGGCCCCAGAAAAGTTCTGGGAATTCAGTGCGGCCTTGTTTCAGCACCAGACCGAGTTCTTCGATGTCAGCGTGGTCAACGAAACCCGCAACAAGACATATGCCCGTCTGGCTAAGATTGCTGGGAGTGTCGGcgtggatgagaagaaatTCCTGGACTTGCTGACAATCAGCGATACCCCCGACGAGAACGGCAGTCTGAACAGTGGCAATCAAGTCACCAACGATATCAAATTTATGATCAAG GCTGATCGGGCCCTGGGGGTCCACGTTTCGCCAACGGTGTACTTCAACGTCAGAAGCTcccccaccccctccccctcccccatgGGAACAGAGAAACCCAAGATACTGACGAGTGCGCAGGGTGTGGAAGAGCCTGGtatcagcagcagcttcacgGCCGCCCAGTGGGAGGAATGGCTGGCCAAGAACGTTGTCTGA
- a CDS encoding uncharacterized protein (ID:PFLUO_003058-T1.cds;~source:funannotate): MDQLRSLVTKALLYGTAFHLWTTFVLVRFDDDPDDTNSTQEPTQVAARRNLHGGNGHGGGDVEEVEAESPLFIPLGWSWLQEGERYTAADPEWQQFVKISMDRQKLQKLRSEKTLLPGSPDLLTLAKEELATIVQDSVSGRISQILGGPISITGFWLVHQFPSRAPPYYMRSGIEYSDDGISWVSKPLDPEMGDRLQSYMKPVHVALAIKDAYMLVLKRQWARFTDPEGQALDVVEGLSEGRLSPNGENLDAVQQRESPGLPMPDGLQDNPAPSSDKAISHPSSILSSLQRLPLPNLGPGSDLYLASMAFKLRLSDYRSRTPRTPRRGTFFISGPVGLKGPNGFCRFEVKGEYDPATGQWRTVDLLLKDLNFRRQRALG; encoded by the exons ATGGATCAG CTCAGGTCGCTCGTCACAAAGGCCTTGCTCTATGGCACAGCATTTCATCTCTGGACTACCTTCGTGCTGGTCCGATTTGACGACGATCCGGATGACACCAACTCGACTCAGGAACCCACCCAAGTGGCTGCGCGCCGAAACCTCCACGGCGGCAATGGACATGGCGGAGGCGATGTCGAAGAGGTGGAAGCAGAGAGTCCTCTGTTCATCCCGTTAGGCTGGTCCTGGCTACAAGAGGGCGAGCGGTACACAGCAGCGGATCCGGAATGGCAACAGTTTGTCAAGATTTCCATGGACCGCCAAAAACTTCAAAAGTTGCGAAGTGAGAAGACCCTCCTTCCTGGCTCTCCCGATTTGCTGACTCTCGCaaaagaagagctggctACGATTGTACAGGATTCCGTCTCCGGTCGAATATCGCAAATCCTCGGGGGCCCCATCTCGATCACCGGATTTTGGCTCGTCCATCAGTTCCCGTCCCGCGCTCCACCGTACTACATGCGATCAGG GATCGAGTACTCCGATGACGGCATATCTTGGGTTTCCAAACCTCTGGATCCCGAAATGGGTGACCGATTGCAGAGTTACATGAAGCCGGTCCATGTAGCTCTTGCGATTAAGGATGCCTATATGTTGGTCTTGAAAAGACAATGGGCCCGTTTTACGGATCCCGAAGGACAGGCGCTGGATGTTGTGGAGGGTCTCTCGGAGGGTCGCCTTTCGCCAAACGGTGAAAATCTGGATGCGGTTCAACAGCGCGAATCTCCCGGTTTGCCAATGCCGGACGGCCTGCAGGACAACCCAGCACCTAGCTCCGATAAAGCCATCTCTCACCCATCCTCAATCCTCTCTTCCCTACAACGGCTCCCCCTGCCGAACCTTGGCCCCGGATCCGATCTATACTTGGCGTCGATGGCTTTCAAGTTGCGCTTGAGCGATTATCGGAGCCGAACCCCGCGGACTCCTCGCCGAGGCACCTTCTTTATCTCCGGACCGGTGGGCCTGAAGGGCCCGAATGGTTTCTGCCGATTCGAAGTGAAGGGCGAATATGATCCAGCGACCGGACAATGGCGAACGGTGGACCTGTTGCTGAAGGACCTGAACTTCCGGCGACAACGGGCGCTAGGGTGA